Proteins encoded together in one Marinithermus hydrothermalis DSM 14884 window:
- a CDS encoding winged helix-turn-helix transcriptional regulator — MMSDQGFCPVYESINLLQEKWTLHIVRALLEGPKGFNELARAIGCNPATLTQRLERLEAVGVVRKTVHSVMPPRTSYALTEAGVALQEVIDAIDRWARRYLVAPVKRD, encoded by the coding sequence ATGATGAGCGACCAGGGGTTCTGCCCCGTCTACGAATCGATCAACCTGCTGCAGGAGAAGTGGACCCTGCACATCGTGCGCGCCCTTTTGGAGGGGCCCAAGGGGTTTAACGAGCTCGCGCGTGCCATAGGGTGCAACCCCGCCACGCTCACGCAGCGCCTCGAGCGGTTGGAGGCGGTGGGGGTGGTTCGGAAAACGGTGCACTCCGTGATGCCGCCCCGAACCAGCTACGCGCTCACCGAGGCGGGGGTGGCCCTCCAGGAGGTGATTGACGCGATCGATCGTTGGGCGCGGCGTTACCTGGTGGCGCCGGTCAAGCGCGACTAA